A region of Anolis sagrei isolate rAnoSag1 chromosome 2, rAnoSag1.mat, whole genome shotgun sequence DNA encodes the following proteins:
- the LOC132766620 gene encoding G-protein coupled receptor 54-like isoform X1 — protein MEAETWSGKPTVSWPGDAGSASPSPDALRVLNGSRGKEEEEEETSPPFLTDAWLVPVFYALIMLLGLVGNALVIYVISKHRQMRTATNFYIANLATTDIIFLVCCVPFTATLYPLPSWVFGDFMCKFVNYLQQVTVQATCITLMAMSVDRCYATLYPLQSLRYRTPQVAMAVSIAIWIGSFILSLPMAVYHRTEVGYWYGLRTYCIEAFTSKSQERCFILYTFLAVYLLPLLTICLCYTIILKRIGRPVVEPVDHDYQQVQHLSERSAAMRARISKMVVVIVLLFTICWGPIQFYLLFQGFYLHFQANYETYKIKTWANCMSYANSSLNPIVYAFMGDSFRKSFKKAFPFLFRQRIQDNGGHSGSHNAEMKFVTEQT, from the exons ATGGAGGCAGAGACCTGGTCCGGGAAGCCCACCGTGTCGTGGCCGGGCGATGCAGGCAGTGCCAGCCCCAGCCCCGACGCCCTGCGGGTCCTGAACGGCAGccgggggaaggaggaggaggaggaggagacgtcGCCCCCCTTCCTGACCGACGCCTGGCTGGTGCCCGTCTTCTACGCCCTCATCATGCTGCTGGGGCTGGTGGGCAACGCGCTGGTCATCTATGTCATCAGCAAGCACCGCCAAATGCGGACGGCCACCAACTTCTACATCG CAAACCTGGCTACTACTGACATCATATTCTTAGTATGCTGTGTGCCCTTTACTGCCACGCTCTACCCTCTGCCCAGCTGGGTGTTCGGGGACTTCATGTGCAAATTTGTCAACTATTTGCAGCAG GTGACAGTACAGGCTACATGCATCACCCTTATGGCTATGAGTGTGGACCGCTGCTATGCCACGCTGTATCCACTGCAATCATTGCGTTATCGAACTCCACAGGTTGCCATGGCTGTCAGTATTGCTATTTGGATTG GTTCCTTCATTCTTTCATTACCTATGGCTGTGTATCATCGCACCGAAGTTGGCTACTGGTATGGTTTGCGGACCTACTGCATTGAGGCCTTCACCAGCAAGAGCCAAGAGCGCTGCTTCATTCTATATACTTTCCTGGCTGTTTATCTGTTGCCCCTGCTGACAATCTGCCTCTGCTACACCATCATACTCAAGCGCATTGGGAGACCTGTGGTGGAACCTGTGGACCACGATTACCAG CAGGTGCAACATTTGTCCGAGCGCTCAGCTGCCATGAGAGCCAGGATTTCCAAGATGGTCGTGGTGATTGTGTTGCTGTTCACAATTTGCTGGGGTCCTATCCAGTTCTACTTGCTCTTTCAGGGCTTCTATCTTCATTTCCAGGCCAACTATGAGACCTATAAGATCAAGACATGGGCCAATTGCATGTCATATGCCAACTCTTCCCTCAACCCCATTGTCTACGCTTTCATGGGAGATAGTTTCCGCAAGTCTTTCAAGAAAGCTTTTCCTTTCCTGTTTCGTCAGCGTATTCAGGACAATGGTGGGCATTCAGGCTCCCACAATGCAGAAATGAAATTTGTCACTGAACAGACCTAA
- the LOC132766620 gene encoding G-protein coupled receptor 54-like isoform X2, with the protein MEAETWSGKPTVSWPGDAGSASPSPDALRVLNGSRGKEEEEEETSPPFLTDAWLVPVFYALIMLLGLVGNALVIYVISKHRQMRTATNFYIANLATTDIIFLVCCVPFTATLYPLPSWVFGDFMCKFVNYLQQVTVQATCITLMAMSVDRCYATLYPLQSLRYRTPQVAMAVSIAIWIGSFILSLPMAVYHRTEVGYWYGLRTYCIEAFTSKSQERCFILYTFLAVYLLPLLTICLCYTIILKRIGRPVVEPVDHDYQVQHLSERSAAMRARISKMVVVIVLLFTICWGPIQFYLLFQGFYLHFQANYETYKIKTWANCMSYANSSLNPIVYAFMGDSFRKSFKKAFPFLFRQRIQDNGGHSGSHNAEMKFVTEQT; encoded by the exons ATGGAGGCAGAGACCTGGTCCGGGAAGCCCACCGTGTCGTGGCCGGGCGATGCAGGCAGTGCCAGCCCCAGCCCCGACGCCCTGCGGGTCCTGAACGGCAGccgggggaaggaggaggaggaggaggagacgtcGCCCCCCTTCCTGACCGACGCCTGGCTGGTGCCCGTCTTCTACGCCCTCATCATGCTGCTGGGGCTGGTGGGCAACGCGCTGGTCATCTATGTCATCAGCAAGCACCGCCAAATGCGGACGGCCACCAACTTCTACATCG CAAACCTGGCTACTACTGACATCATATTCTTAGTATGCTGTGTGCCCTTTACTGCCACGCTCTACCCTCTGCCCAGCTGGGTGTTCGGGGACTTCATGTGCAAATTTGTCAACTATTTGCAGCAG GTGACAGTACAGGCTACATGCATCACCCTTATGGCTATGAGTGTGGACCGCTGCTATGCCACGCTGTATCCACTGCAATCATTGCGTTATCGAACTCCACAGGTTGCCATGGCTGTCAGTATTGCTATTTGGATTG GTTCCTTCATTCTTTCATTACCTATGGCTGTGTATCATCGCACCGAAGTTGGCTACTGGTATGGTTTGCGGACCTACTGCATTGAGGCCTTCACCAGCAAGAGCCAAGAGCGCTGCTTCATTCTATATACTTTCCTGGCTGTTTATCTGTTGCCCCTGCTGACAATCTGCCTCTGCTACACCATCATACTCAAGCGCATTGGGAGACCTGTGGTGGAACCTGTGGACCACGATTACCAG GTGCAACATTTGTCCGAGCGCTCAGCTGCCATGAGAGCCAGGATTTCCAAGATGGTCGTGGTGATTGTGTTGCTGTTCACAATTTGCTGGGGTCCTATCCAGTTCTACTTGCTCTTTCAGGGCTTCTATCTTCATTTCCAGGCCAACTATGAGACCTATAAGATCAAGACATGGGCCAATTGCATGTCATATGCCAACTCTTCCCTCAACCCCATTGTCTACGCTTTCATGGGAGATAGTTTCCGCAAGTCTTTCAAGAAAGCTTTTCCTTTCCTGTTTCGTCAGCGTATTCAGGACAATGGTGGGCATTCAGGCTCCCACAATGCAGAAATGAAATTTGTCACTGAACAGACCTAA